In a single window of the Drosophila miranda strain MSH22 chromosome XL, D.miranda_PacBio2.1, whole genome shotgun sequence genome:
- the LOC108164415 gene encoding protein singles bar: MCLIIDDPRPRRSLIPCGIVLWQSLCCSVRFREQLEIGSRQRSSTAPTYTMSSFGMRGMSQPLGIRICCCRVCTCINFGFVLSRVGLLKLMQLGLAMLCEGLLIRYGVPYADSIGQALTSFLATTGHCFTTTGILLLCYGFSEKSYGLIRQSLFETLFNGLAACMYFSSSSYMGFACVVWLHPQFLVRPGFWAYPAMTACYYMGYAAGLLHAIDAFLAFKHFRGAR; the protein is encoded by the exons ATGTGTCTAATTATAGACGACCCCAGACCTAGGCGCAGTCTCATCCCTTGTGGCATTGTCTTGTGGCAGAGTCTGTGCTGTTCTGTTCGGTTCAGAGAACAGTTGGAAATAGGCTCGCGGCAAAGGAGCAGCACAGCACCTACGTACACAATGTCTTCGTTTGGAATGCGTGGCATGAGTCAGCCGCTGGGCATCAGGATCTGCTGCTGCCGCGTCTGTACGTGCATCAACTTTGGCTTTGTGCTGTCGCGGGTGGGACTGCTCAAGCTGATGCAACTGGGCCTGGCCATGCTCTGCGAGGGCCTCCTGATACGCTACGGTGTGCCCTATGCCGATTCCATTGGCCAGGCGCTCACCAGCTTTCTGGCCACCACAGGACACTGCTTCACCACGACGGGCATACTGCTCCTGTGCTATGGATTCTCGGAGAAGTCATACGGCCTCATTCGACAATCACTGTTT GAGACCCTGTTCAATGGTCTTGCAGCGTGCATGTACTTCAGCTCCTCCAGCTACATGGGATTCGCGTGCGTTGTGTGGCTGCATCCGCAGTTCTTGGTGCGTCCCGGCTTCTGGGCATATCCGGCCATGACCGCCTGCTAT TACATGGGCTATGCGGCGGGACTGCTGCATGCAATCGATGCCTTTCTGGCCTTCAAGCACTTCAGGGGAGCGCGCTAA
- the LOC108164410 gene encoding anoctamin-10, giving the protein MMSEDAKSPGPRTRNIIENQLFRRQRSLKLEALQRQRTLQGDDDTDVDEPFDKTQIVIIFTEKAKLRHCQDVEKIIQEFGIQTTLETLGKTEKYLYLSASLDTLLRLADVAELEKKTTTGSMQKFNNGCISDFLLPGMGKDQILRYCEIPVLIKDVIKPAIKSYILKGYIEDMFPLHDILYLDRFNWNLKRSHLPIEDIRNYFGSSIGLYFGFIEFYTKALIFPAVFGILQYLFDLNLSIVCSFYVVWTTIFLELWKRKCAGYSYRWGTIEMSSLDKPRSAYQGQLKPDPITGKMTLHYPMRYTYLQMYCISYPVVLVCVVAAGWFALYQFQIEAEVLADFGADSWLLYVPVIVQSILIAIFSWAYEKLATFLTKLENHRTRSQYDRHRVNKLMLFEIVNNFFSQFYIAFVLQDLKQLKYQLMMQLLIFQLLCIAQEIGIPLMAVLRQKYAKFRHRDTVTEEEKLDNISDQPRYEQSFYESGLDAYHSTYEDYLQVCIQFGFVVLFAAVAPFAAIGALINNVFAVHIDMFKLCNIFKRPFARRAKNIGAWQLAFELLSVMSLLSNCGLLFLQPNVKEFFSHWLPTVPELSFVIFEHLLLGLKFVIHKVIHERPRWVRIGLLKADFETSQALKQLKKFKAETNKMA; this is encoded by the exons ATGATGTCTGAAGATGCCAAGA GTCCAGGACCACGCACCCGTAACATCATTGAAAACCAATTGTTTCGCCGCCAGCGCAGTCTGAAGCTTGAGGCCCTGCAAAGGCAGCGCACCCTTCAGGGAGATGACGACACCGACGTGGACGAACCCTTCGACAAG ACGCAAATAGTCATCATATTCACGGAGAAGGCCAAGCTGCGCCACTGCCAGGATGTGGAGAAGATCATCCAGGAATTTGGCATACAGACCACTCTGGAAACTTTAGG AAAAACCGAAAAGTATCTGTATTTGTCGGCCAGTTTGGACACCTTGTTGCGGCTGGCCGATGTGGCCGAGCTGGAGAAGAAGACCACCACGGGCAGCATGCAAAAGTTCAACAATGGGTGCATCTCCGACTTTCTGCTGCCCGGCATGGGCAAGGATCAAATACTGCGCTACTGTGAGATCCCCGTTCTGATCAAGGATGTGATCAAGCCAGCGATCAAGTCCTACATACTGAAGGGCTACATCGAGGACATGTTTCCCCTGCACGATATT CTCTATCTGGATCGCTTCAACTGGAATCTGAAGCGCTCCCATCTACCCATAGAGGACATCCGAAACTATTTTGGCTCCAGCATTGGCCTCTATTTCGGCTTCATTGAGTTCTACACGAAGGCCCTGATCTTTCCCGCTGTCTTTGGCATACTGCAGTACCTATTTGACCTGAATCTCTCGATTGTGTGCAGTTTCTATGTGGTCTGGACAACT ATCTTCCTGGAGCTGTGGAAGCGCAAATGTGCTGGCTACTCGTACCGATGGGGCACCATCGAGATGAGCAGCCTGGACAAGCCGCGCTCCGCCTACCAGGGCCAGCTAAAGCCCGATCCGATTACCGGCAAAatgacactgcattacccgaTGCGCTACACGTACCTGCAAATGTACTGCATTTCGTATCCGGTGGTGCTCGTCTGTGTGGTGGCGGCCGGCTGGTTCGCCCTCTACCAGTTCCAGATCGAGGCCGAGGTGCTGGCAGATTTTGGCGCAGACTCGTGGCTGCTGTACGTGCCGGTCATTGTGCAGTCCATTCTGATAGCCATCTTCTCGTGGGCGTACGAGAAGTTGGCCACATTCCTCACAAAGCTGGAGAACCATCGCACCCGCTCGCAGTACGACCGGCATCGGGTCAACAAGCTGATGCTCTTCGAGATCGTCAACAACTTCTTCTCCCAGTTCTACATCGCCTTCGTCCTGCAGGACCTCAAGCAACTGAAGTACCAGCTGATGATGCAGCTACTCATATTCCAGCTGCTGTGCATTGCCCAGGAGATCGGCATCCCGCTGATGGCTGTGCTCCGGCAGAAGTATGCCAAGTTTCGCCATCGCGACACCGTGACCGAGGAGGAGAAGCTGGACAATATCAGCGATCAGCCCCGGTACGAGCAGTCGTTCTACGAGTCCGGCCTGGATGCCTACCATTCCACATACGAGGACTACCTGCAGGTGTGCATACAGTTCGGGTTCGTTGTACTCTTTGCCGCCGTGGCCCCCTTCGCCGCCATCGGGGCGCTCATCAACAACGTGTTTGCCGTCCACATCGACATGTTCAAGCTTTGCAACATCTTCAAGCGTCCGTTCGCCCGCAGGGCCAAGAACATTGGCGCCTGGCAGCTGGCCTTCGAGCTGCTGTCCGTCATGTCGCTGCTGAGCAACTGCGGTCTGCTCTTCCTCCAGCCGAATGTCAA AGAATTCTTCTCGCACTGGCTGCCCACGGTGCCGGAGCTGTCGTTTGTCATCTTTGAGCATCTGCTGCTAGGCCTCAAGTTCGTCATCCACAAGGTTATCCACGAGCGTCCGCGCTGGGTGCGAATTGGTCTGCTGAAAGCAGACTTTGAGACCAGCCAGGCCCTCAAGCAACTCAA AAAATTCAAGGCGGAGACTAATAAGATGGCCTAG